One genomic window of Desmospora activa DSM 45169 includes the following:
- a CDS encoding ABC transporter ATP-binding protein has translation MDAIVVENLSKHFRKAYDKTLKGFFISMAKREKRYKEFIALNNVSFTVKKGESYAIIGKNGAGKSTLFKVLSGIIYPDAGKVQMNGKVAPLIELGAGLSRDLTGAENIRLNCAIFGLNKKRIEEVYPEIVAFSELEEFIDTPVKFYSSGMKARLGFSIAVHIDADIILIDEVLAVGDKDFKKKCYAKMEELRGSDKTLVIVSHSLKPLRKICDRALILERGCVVDVGGIDEMIDKYQDEKKPKKNQKGA, from the coding sequence ATGGATGCCATTGTCGTTGAAAATCTGAGCAAACATTTTCGAAAAGCGTATGATAAGACCTTGAAAGGCTTTTTCATCTCAATGGCCAAAAGGGAAAAGCGGTATAAGGAGTTCATCGCTCTCAACAATGTCTCTTTCACCGTTAAAAAAGGGGAATCCTACGCCATCATCGGAAAAAATGGAGCGGGGAAATCCACCTTGTTTAAAGTGCTTTCCGGCATTATCTACCCGGATGCGGGTAAGGTGCAGATGAATGGGAAAGTGGCTCCTTTGATTGAGCTAGGTGCCGGCCTTTCCCGTGATTTGACCGGTGCGGAAAATATCCGCCTCAACTGTGCCATCTTTGGATTAAATAAGAAGCGAATTGAAGAAGTATACCCTGAGATTGTCGCTTTCTCCGAATTGGAGGAGTTTATCGATACACCCGTCAAGTTTTATTCTTCCGGGATGAAAGCCCGGTTGGGCTTTTCGATCGCTGTTCACATCGACGCCGACATCATCTTGATCGACGAGGTGTTGGCGGTGGGTGATAAGGATTTTAAGAAAAAATGTTACGCCAAAATGGAGGAGCTGCGGGGCTCTGACAAAACTTTGGTCATTGTTTCCCACAGCTTAAAACCCCTCCGCAAAATATGTGATCGGGCCTTGATTTTGGAGCGGGGTTGCGTGGTGGATGTCGGCGGGATCGACGAGATGATCGATAAATACCAAGATGAAAAAAAACCGAAAAAGAACCAGAAGGGAGCGTAA
- a CDS encoding glycosyltransferase family 2 protein, with protein MIHINQKEDLIFSFLLVVRNEEDYIENLLESILHQDFPHDRYEIIIIDGESTDRTPELVEAFERRYPDRIRSYMNPRKILATGWNIGIQHSRGRYVIRVDGHSQIPRDFLSRTYEVAQRVPEAACVGGVIESRGTGFWGEVNAYVYSHPFGVGNSKFRTTKNKWEGYVDTVPYAAYKREVFEEVGYFDENLKRNEDLEMHARVRRAGGKFFLSTIIRSTYYVRNTLPTLMQKSFADGKWTLVASKRGMGVLRGRHFIPFIVVMATLAFTVASFFSAIAWYTFLTLMGTYTTLLLVSSWGLKKEKGWKYFVPTMVSFFLLHFSRGVGSAAGLMSREYWGNERVYEERYDKNVTNAAR; from the coding sequence GTGATCCATATCAATCAGAAAGAGGATCTTATCTTCTCGTTTTTACTCGTCGTTCGCAATGAGGAAGATTATATAGAGAATCTGTTGGAATCGATTTTGCATCAGGACTTTCCCCATGACCGATACGAGATTATAATCATCGATGGTGAGTCGACAGATCGAACGCCAGAATTGGTGGAGGCGTTTGAACGGCGTTACCCTGATCGGATTCGGTCGTATATGAATCCGCGTAAAATCCTGGCCACAGGCTGGAACATCGGCATTCAACATTCACGGGGGCGGTATGTGATCCGGGTAGATGGTCACAGTCAAATCCCCCGGGACTTTTTAAGCCGAACCTATGAAGTAGCGCAAAGAGTGCCGGAAGCGGCTTGTGTCGGTGGCGTCATCGAGAGCAGAGGAACGGGTTTTTGGGGTGAAGTAAATGCCTATGTCTATTCCCATCCCTTTGGTGTGGGAAATTCCAAATTTCGTACCACCAAAAACAAATGGGAAGGATATGTAGATACGGTTCCGTATGCCGCTTATAAGCGGGAAGTCTTTGAAGAGGTCGGCTACTTTGATGAAAATCTAAAGCGGAATGAGGATCTGGAGATGCATGCCCGCGTACGGCGGGCGGGTGGAAAATTCTTTCTGTCCACCATCATCCGCTCTACCTACTATGTCCGCAATACGTTACCAACATTGATGCAAAAATCATTTGCCGATGGAAAATGGACGCTCGTCGCCAGTAAGCGCGGCATGGGAGTGCTGCGTGGACGCCATTTCATTCCGTTTATCGTGGTAATGGCTACGTTGGCGTTTACCGTAGCATCCTTTTTCAGTGCGATCGCATGGTACACATTTTTAACACTGATGGGGACATATACTACCCTTCTCCTCGTCTCTTCCTGGGGACTGAAAAAAGAAAAAGGTTGGAAGTACTTTGTCCCAACGATGGTATCTTTTTTCCTGCTTCATTTTAGCCGGGGAGTCGGTTCTGCCGCCGGATTGATGAGCAGGGAGTATTGGGGGAATGAACGGGTATATGAAGAGCGATACGACAAAAACGTTACCAACGCTGCCCGTTGA
- a CDS encoding NTP transferase domain-containing protein — MKVVILAAGVGSRLRPETEDKPKAMIQVHGKPLVQYQVESVRKAGFKDEDITVLGGYKMERIQEHFAGTDIQFIYNPHYESMNNIYSFLLTEKLREDILLINSDDFFDERMISFIMEASAPTAVLVDTQKTLTEESMRVLLDEEGRLTKVNKKIALHEAHGEYIGISKLARPDLEVLYRTARAMIENGETNAWYENVYEACSGDIAIVGVDTQGLPWVEIDDFNDLETAKKLAVSVLS; from the coding sequence ATGAAAGTGGTAATTCTCGCCGCCGGTGTGGGCAGTCGTCTACGCCCGGAAACAGAAGATAAACCGAAAGCGATGATCCAGGTTCATGGCAAACCCTTGGTTCAATATCAAGTGGAGAGTGTTCGTAAGGCTGGATTTAAGGACGAAGATATTACGGTGCTCGGTGGATACAAGATGGAGCGGATTCAGGAACACTTCGCTGGCACGGATATCCAATTTATCTACAATCCACATTATGAATCCATGAACAACATTTACTCGTTTCTATTAACGGAGAAGCTGAGAGAGGATATTCTCCTCATCAATTCCGACGACTTTTTCGATGAGCGCATGATCTCTTTTATCATGGAGGCATCCGCTCCCACAGCAGTATTGGTGGATACGCAAAAAACATTGACGGAAGAGTCGATGCGGGTACTACTGGATGAAGAGGGAAGACTGACGAAAGTAAATAAAAAGATCGCATTGCATGAAGCCCATGGTGAGTACATCGGGATTTCCAAACTAGCCCGTCCCGATCTGGAAGTGTTGTATCGGACGGCGCGGGCCATGATTGAAAACGGTGAAACCAATGCATGGTATGAAAATGTGTATGAAGCCTGCTCCGGCGATATCGCCATTGTTGGAGTCGATACGCAGGGGCTGCCTTGGGTGGAGATCGATGACTTCAATGATCTGGAAACCGCGAAAAAGTTAGCCGTATCCGTTTTGTCCTGA
- a CDS encoding EYxxD motif small membrane protein translates to MWNQWLRVDWWVDNFYVIATVVGSVVAVVWVIGQKRRARS, encoded by the coding sequence ATGTGGAATCAATGGTTAAGAGTGGATTGGTGGGTTGACAATTTTTATGTGATCGCCACTGTCGTGGGATCGGTGGTGGCGGTTGTTTGGGTAATCGGTCAAAAAAGGCGAGCCCGTAGCTAA
- a CDS encoding ABC transporter permease, whose protein sequence is MFANILKYRELLYFLVHKEVRIRYRNSLFGFFWTLLEPLGLMVIYTLVFSVIIKGISKGVEPYPLYILSGLIPWTFFNNSLKKGTKALSGNASLIKKVYFPREIFPLSMITANLVNFIPAFVLVIAFAFVLGVPVQWDQLVLLPFFILLLAVFALACSFLISVLNVYYRDVEFITNLVLRGWMYLSPIIYPISFVTENESETVRQFADLYFLNPMAVILSLFHGIFFPDQSISWGYVLYVIIFILVMLLISWFIFKRLNRRVGEVI, encoded by the coding sequence ATGTTCGCTAATATCCTGAAATATCGAGAGCTGCTTTACTTCCTAGTCCACAAGGAAGTTCGCATCCGCTATCGCAATTCCTTGTTCGGTTTCTTCTGGACTTTGCTGGAGCCACTAGGCTTGATGGTGATATACACCTTGGTGTTTTCCGTCATCATCAAGGGCATCTCCAAAGGAGTTGAACCCTATCCGCTCTATATTTTGTCGGGATTAATTCCGTGGACCTTTTTCAACAACTCCTTGAAAAAAGGGACCAAAGCGCTGTCAGGGAATGCATCCTTAATTAAAAAGGTGTACTTTCCCCGGGAAATTTTCCCGCTTTCCATGATCACTGCCAATCTGGTTAATTTTATTCCCGCTTTTGTCTTGGTAATCGCCTTTGCCTTCGTGTTGGGGGTGCCGGTTCAATGGGACCAGCTGGTATTGCTGCCGTTCTTCATTCTGCTGCTGGCGGTGTTTGCCTTGGCTTGTTCTTTTCTCATCTCGGTTTTAAACGTCTACTACCGCGATGTGGAGTTTATCACCAATCTGGTGTTACGGGGATGGATGTATCTTAGCCCGATTATTTATCCGATCAGTTTTGTCACAGAAAACGAATCGGAGACAGTCCGACAGTTTGCGGATTTGTATTTCCTCAATCCGATGGCGGTGATCCTCAGTCTGTTTCATGGAATCTTTTTCCCGGATCAGTCCATCTCCTGGGGCTATGTATTATACGTCATCATCTTTATCCTCGTCATGCTCCTGATCTCTTGGTTCATCTTTAAACGGTTGAACCGTCGTGTAGGGGAAGTGATCTGA
- a CDS encoding YgaP family membrane protein produces the protein MQKNVGTIDALLRITFGLAGLAWSAARLTRRTDSIRALFIAILAGMKVAEGITRFCPMLHFIGVSSKEVR, from the coding sequence ATGCAAAAAAACGTGGGTACCATTGACGCTTTACTGCGAATCACCTTTGGTTTGGCGGGGTTGGCGTGGAGTGCCGCTCGACTGACACGCCGTACTGACAGCATAAGGGCCCTGTTCATCGCAATCCTGGCGGGAATGAAAGTGGCAGAGGGCATCACCCGCTTCTGCCCTATGTTGCATTTCATAGGAGTCAGCTCCAAGGAGGTTCGTTAA
- a CDS encoding adenine deaminase C-terminal domain-containing protein, whose amino-acid sequence MMNTSVEERLAVIETTMGRRPPTVWFKGGQVLNVYTGAVEYQDVWVGGSQIAFVGSREEGKLNPDSSTKVVDVEGMVLVPGYIEPHSHPFQLYNPVSLTEKVLPLGTTAMIHDNLYFFRSLDDDRWQEWRERLTASAVHHFWWARLDAQARLDADEDPFTLERVKLAMSHPSTLQAGELTDWMPLLSGDQKRVAMVEQAHRYGKRVEGHSPGASYRTLSRLAAAGVTGDHESITVEEVLHRLRLGYMTTLRYSSLRPDLPDLIRGLLQQQAPVPWHRLMMTTDGPTPPALRQGHVDAMIRVAIQAGCPPEHAYGMVTLNPAVYFGLDAHIGGIAPGRSADINVLRSLEDPTPIQVFVRGERAAQSGRLLVEQPQPDWERFPPLISAPWRLQKKDVALSLEKGEQAPVIHLVNPVITQLKWEAVDEVDEERLFVSLIDPAGQWTTQAFLRGFARGIDGLASSYNGSGDLLLLGRDPDAMVKAGQRVLDNGGGIAWFQGGGESFFLPLPIGGKMSDQPIDDLIEKSEELVTKLKNFDHPFHDPIYTFLFLSSTHLPQVRLTRDGLVRIKDGAIIRPATPLT is encoded by the coding sequence ATGATGAACACCTCTGTGGAAGAGCGGCTGGCCGTCATTGAGACGACAATGGGACGGCGCCCGCCGACAGTTTGGTTCAAAGGTGGACAGGTGTTAAATGTGTATACCGGAGCTGTGGAATACCAGGATGTTTGGGTCGGTGGGAGTCAGATCGCTTTTGTTGGCTCCCGTGAAGAGGGCAAACTAAACCCGGACAGCAGCACAAAAGTGGTGGATGTGGAAGGAATGGTGCTGGTACCGGGCTATATCGAACCACATTCGCATCCGTTTCAGTTATATAATCCGGTTTCATTGACGGAAAAAGTGCTTCCCCTGGGAACGACAGCCATGATCCATGATAATCTTTATTTTTTTCGCTCGTTGGACGATGATCGCTGGCAAGAATGGAGGGAACGGCTAACTGCTTCGGCGGTCCACCACTTTTGGTGGGCGCGGTTGGATGCACAGGCACGTCTGGATGCAGATGAAGATCCGTTTACCCTGGAGCGGGTGAAATTAGCTATGTCTCATCCTTCAACGCTGCAAGCGGGTGAGTTGACCGATTGGATGCCGCTGTTGTCCGGCGATCAAAAACGAGTGGCGATGGTGGAACAGGCCCATCGCTATGGCAAGCGAGTGGAGGGCCATTCCCCTGGTGCTTCGTACCGAACATTATCCCGATTGGCGGCAGCGGGGGTTACCGGTGATCATGAGAGCATCACCGTAGAGGAGGTGCTGCACCGTTTACGCCTGGGTTATATGACGACGCTGCGATACAGTTCATTGCGCCCCGATCTGCCGGATTTAATCCGGGGATTGTTGCAGCAGCAAGCACCGGTGCCATGGCATCGTCTGATGATGACGACGGATGGTCCTACTCCTCCGGCATTGCGCCAAGGACATGTGGATGCAATGATCCGGGTAGCCATCCAAGCAGGCTGCCCGCCTGAACATGCCTATGGGATGGTAACCCTCAATCCGGCTGTCTATTTTGGTCTGGATGCTCATATCGGCGGGATTGCTCCGGGACGATCGGCGGATATCAATGTGTTGCGCTCACTGGAAGATCCGACACCGATTCAGGTGTTTGTTCGAGGAGAACGGGCGGCGCAATCCGGACGCCTGTTAGTGGAGCAGCCGCAACCGGATTGGGAGCGCTTTCCTCCCCTCATTTCCGCACCGTGGCGGCTGCAGAAGAAGGATGTCGCTTTATCCCTTGAAAAAGGGGAGCAGGCGCCGGTGATTCATCTGGTCAATCCGGTCATTACCCAACTAAAATGGGAAGCGGTCGACGAGGTGGATGAGGAGCGTCTATTTGTCAGCTTAATCGACCCTGCCGGTCAATGGACCACCCAAGCGTTTTTGCGCGGATTTGCCCGCGGGATCGACGGATTGGCCAGCAGCTACAACGGTTCCGGCGATTTGCTACTGTTGGGTCGAGATCCGGATGCGATGGTGAAGGCGGGTCAACGTGTGTTAGACAACGGTGGTGGGATCGCCTGGTTTCAGGGTGGAGGAGAATCCTTTTTCTTGCCCCTCCCGATTGGCGGCAAGATGAGCGATCAGCCTATCGATGATCTGATTGAGAAGTCGGAGGAATTGGTAACGAAACTGAAAAACTTTGACCACCCGTTTCACGATCCCATCTATACCTTTTTATTTTTATCATCGACGCACCTGCCCCAAGTGCGCTTAACCCGTGATGGTTTGGTACGAATCAAAGATGGAGCGATCATCCGCCCTGCGACTCCCCTTACCTGA
- the purD gene encoding phosphoribosylamine--glycine ligase, which yields MRVLVVGSGGREHTLVWKLKQSPQVKQLFCAPGNAGIETLATSVPISATDVEGLVRFVAEREIDLTVIGPEASLLAGVVDALEVNGHLVFGPNREAAQVEGSKRFAKELMEAYGIPTGRYRSFTDPDAALTYIREQGAPIVVKADGLAAGKGVVVAQTLQEAEAAVHHIMEERAFGDAGTSIVVEEFLTGQEMSLMAFVDGETVIPMVPAQDHKPVFNDDQGPNTGGMGAYSPVPQIADRIVQQAVTQILEPMAKGMVQAGLTYRGVLYAGLMITPEGPKVIEFNARFGDPETQVVLPRMESDLAEVLLAVAQGRLQQIEVSWKKEAACCIVMASGGYPGSYEKGKPIQGLFTEANNAAIFHAGTAHTEDGIVTAGGRVLGVTAWGSDLSQARNQAYAQVKTIQFEGAHYRTDIGSRALEK from the coding sequence ATGCGGGTATTGGTTGTTGGCAGCGGGGGGCGAGAACATACCCTCGTGTGGAAATTAAAGCAGAGCCCACAGGTAAAGCAGCTGTTTTGTGCGCCGGGTAATGCAGGGATCGAAACCTTAGCCACAAGCGTTCCCATCTCCGCTACCGATGTGGAGGGATTGGTGCGGTTTGTAGCGGAACGGGAGATTGATCTGACAGTGATCGGTCCAGAAGCTTCGCTTTTGGCCGGTGTGGTGGATGCATTGGAAGTAAATGGGCACCTCGTGTTCGGCCCTAATCGCGAAGCGGCCCAAGTGGAAGGCAGTAAGCGTTTTGCGAAAGAATTGATGGAGGCTTACGGTATTCCTACTGGACGATACCGCTCTTTTACCGATCCGGACGCAGCATTGACTTATATCCGGGAACAGGGTGCTCCCATCGTCGTAAAAGCGGACGGTTTAGCGGCAGGGAAGGGTGTGGTGGTGGCTCAAACCCTGCAAGAAGCAGAAGCAGCAGTGCACCATATCATGGAAGAGCGCGCCTTTGGCGATGCGGGAACATCGATTGTGGTAGAGGAGTTTTTGACCGGACAGGAAATGTCGTTAATGGCTTTTGTCGACGGTGAAACGGTTATTCCGATGGTGCCCGCTCAGGATCATAAGCCGGTCTTTAATGATGACCAGGGTCCTAATACCGGTGGAATGGGCGCATATAGCCCTGTCCCCCAAATCGCCGATCGTATCGTTCAGCAAGCGGTAACACAAATTTTGGAACCGATGGCCAAGGGGATGGTCCAAGCCGGTCTCACTTATCGCGGAGTCTTATATGCCGGGTTGATGATCACTCCGGAGGGACCAAAAGTAATCGAATTTAATGCCCGCTTTGGTGATCCGGAAACACAAGTCGTGTTACCGCGGATGGAGTCAGATTTAGCGGAAGTGCTGTTGGCGGTGGCTCAGGGACGCTTGCAACAGATCGAGGTGTCCTGGAAAAAGGAAGCCGCTTGTTGCATTGTGATGGCTTCCGGCGGCTATCCTGGCTCCTATGAAAAAGGAAAGCCCATTCAGGGGTTGTTTACCGAGGCGAATAATGCCGCCATTTTTCATGCCGGAACCGCTCATACAGAAGACGGTATCGTTACTGCTGGCGGACGTGTACTCGGAGTAACCGCTTGGGGGAGCGATTTATCCCAAGCCCGAAACCAGGCATATGCCCAGGTGAAAACGATCCAATTTGAAGGGGCCCATTATCGCACCGATATAGGCTCACGGGCGTTAGAGAAGTAG
- a CDS encoding CDP-alcohol phosphatidyltransferase family protein: MSEEKPQRFTLDDVHTTYKKKDAWWTVLLVDPVASRLIVPTANHTNITPNQLSIFSFIIGLTAVTLFYIGSYPALIAAALLYHLSFIIDCMDGKIARLKGTGSTFGMLLDISLDHIRVVLCGVALTLGQYRLTEDVTYLYLLLLFVVAYFTRHINALQLFKLRRDMRAKLRKSKRKLKRTAEFAGIVIEKPEPTPPEQEEEEADNNEQADGTQSLDSLQQKKKIDLQQEFKSKFGIYMRIRDFFLERRIRMHLFSGIEFQMFIFVVAPLFGTLIIKETIFFGTILLFAFEASILYKIWLSTKDFEREFSKIQSAVETIESTLPEDWEEQYRLQKAAAKAGQTS, translated from the coding sequence TTGAGTGAGGAGAAACCGCAACGATTTACACTGGACGACGTCCATACCACCTATAAAAAGAAAGACGCTTGGTGGACGGTGTTGTTGGTGGATCCGGTCGCATCACGGCTGATCGTGCCGACGGCCAATCATACCAACATCACCCCTAACCAACTCTCCATCTTTTCCTTTATCATCGGCCTGACCGCAGTGACGCTGTTTTATATTGGGTCTTATCCCGCGCTGATCGCCGCGGCGCTTTTGTACCATCTCAGCTTTATCATCGACTGCATGGATGGGAAGATCGCACGCCTCAAAGGGACAGGCTCCACCTTCGGCATGTTGTTGGATATCAGCCTGGACCATATTCGGGTGGTTTTGTGCGGTGTAGCACTCACCCTGGGCCAATACCGGCTGACGGAAGATGTGACGTATCTCTATTTGTTACTCTTGTTTGTTGTCGCCTATTTTACCCGCCATATCAATGCGTTACAGCTGTTTAAGCTACGCCGGGATATGCGGGCAAAGCTGCGCAAAAGCAAACGTAAACTGAAACGTACCGCTGAATTTGCTGGGATTGTGATTGAGAAACCGGAGCCGACTCCGCCGGAGCAAGAGGAAGAAGAAGCGGACAACAATGAGCAGGCAGACGGAACGCAATCCCTCGACAGCTTGCAGCAGAAAAAGAAAATCGATTTACAGCAGGAATTTAAGTCCAAATTCGGCATTTACATGCGTATTCGCGATTTCTTTTTGGAGCGGCGAATTCGGATGCATCTGTTTAGCGGCATTGAATTTCAGATGTTTATCTTTGTGGTGGCCCCCTTGTTTGGAACATTGATTATCAAAGAAACGATTTTCTTTGGGACGATTCTACTGTTTGCGTTTGAGGCATCGATCCTGTATAAAATCTGGCTCTCCACCAAGGACTTTGAGCGCGAATTTAGTAAGATTCAATCGGCGGTAGAGACGATTGAATCGACGCTGCCTGAAGATTGGGAGGAGCAGTATCGTCTACAAAAGGCGGCAGCGAAAGCGGGACAGACAAGCTAA
- a CDS encoding iron-containing alcohol dehydrogenase family protein yields MTKKVHIPVQLIIEHGAIPNLPQSPVFDWLKGQKVLMVSGSGKTRRVTEQVQEVIVGHAATVQVLTCQSNSLDTINELERHVLEDPPDIIIGAGGGKALDVSKVVGTRSNVPVILFPTAISSDAICSPVAVIKMLNKSTSIGVKMPQAVIIDLDVLSSCPPRLMSAGIGDLLSNKTALFDWHLAHRAGKEEMNTFANLMANNAVESFMNTLNQDEYDESLLKVASEALIMSGIAMSIAGSSRPCSGSEHLISHALDYHCGAKALHGEQVAIGVLFSQYLQGRVKRIEWLAPYYEKLGLPTHYEDLGYTREEMHRAIQMAPSMRNRYTILNEVELTDEEIDRILDEVYPVEAKNRYDLKGLTVG; encoded by the coding sequence ATGACAAAGAAAGTGCATATCCCGGTTCAGTTGATCATTGAACACGGGGCGATCCCTAACCTTCCCCAATCACCGGTGTTTGACTGGTTGAAGGGACAAAAGGTGCTGATGGTAAGCGGAAGCGGAAAGACACGTCGGGTGACAGAACAAGTGCAAGAAGTGATTGTCGGACATGCTGCTACTGTTCAGGTGCTGACGTGCCAAAGCAACAGTCTGGATACAATCAATGAATTGGAGCGGCATGTGCTGGAAGATCCACCGGATATCATCATCGGTGCCGGGGGTGGAAAAGCCCTGGACGTATCCAAAGTTGTTGGTACCCGCAGCAATGTACCGGTAATCCTGTTCCCTACGGCGATTTCCAGCGATGCGATCTGTTCGCCGGTCGCTGTGATCAAGATGTTGAACAAAAGCACCAGTATTGGCGTGAAAATGCCGCAAGCGGTGATCATCGACCTGGATGTGTTGTCCTCGTGTCCGCCACGGCTGATGTCGGCGGGGATTGGCGACCTCCTTTCCAACAAGACGGCGCTGTTTGACTGGCATTTGGCGCACCGTGCTGGAAAAGAAGAGATGAACACATTTGCCAATTTAATGGCCAATAACGCCGTTGAATCGTTTATGAACACCTTGAATCAGGATGAGTATGACGAATCCCTGTTGAAAGTGGCATCCGAAGCTTTGATCATGAGCGGGATCGCGATGTCCATCGCCGGTTCCAGTCGACCTTGCAGCGGCTCGGAGCATTTGATCAGTCATGCGCTTGATTACCATTGTGGAGCGAAGGCACTTCATGGGGAGCAGGTAGCGATCGGTGTTCTATTTAGCCAGTATCTGCAGGGGCGAGTCAAACGGATCGAGTGGTTAGCTCCCTATTATGAAAAGCTGGGATTGCCAACACATTATGAGGATTTGGGGTACACCCGTGAGGAGATGCATCGGGCGATTCAAATGGCACCGTCTATGCGGAACCGGTATACGATTTTAAACGAAGTGGAATTGACTGATGAAGAGATTGATCGCATCCTGGATGAAGTGTATCCTGTTGAGGCGAAAAATCGTTACGACCTGAAAGGCTTAACTGTGGGATGA
- a CDS encoding CDP-alcohol phosphatidyltransferase family protein, translating into MNGYMKSDTTKTLPTLPVDSNRILAYRERCQKPRHMEEIWSWFVLRRISIYITLLLSRTPLTPNGISWLSLLFFTLTGWLLLTGEPWGWLLAVVSYNLGYLCDCMDGELARIKGVTSQRGVFLDTLIRALSIPVWSAAAWMVPHAFGWMEWGLGVATWAYVMILVATLALLVPLSYNYVHVKTDENDPVSAMRTQSNKMEWIAFLTGMPGYFAFLPAVTIVEMWLEWPLVAAFTAAFLVVLALKTLLRLYLTTSKLS; encoded by the coding sequence ATGAACGGGTATATGAAGAGCGATACGACAAAAACGTTACCAACGCTGCCCGTTGATTCCAACCGGATTTTGGCTTACCGAGAACGTTGCCAGAAACCGCGACATATGGAAGAGATCTGGTCCTGGTTTGTCTTGCGCCGGATCTCCATTTATATAACCTTGCTGTTGAGCCGTACACCCCTTACGCCAAATGGAATCAGCTGGCTCAGTCTTCTCTTTTTCACCTTAACGGGGTGGCTCCTGCTGACGGGAGAACCATGGGGTTGGCTGCTGGCGGTCGTCAGTTACAACTTGGGCTATTTATGTGATTGTATGGATGGTGAGCTGGCCCGAATCAAAGGGGTAACCAGCCAGCGGGGTGTATTTTTAGACACCTTGATCCGTGCTTTAAGCATCCCCGTCTGGAGCGCCGCCGCTTGGATGGTCCCACACGCCTTTGGATGGATGGAGTGGGGATTGGGTGTCGCTACTTGGGCTTACGTGATGATTTTGGTTGCCACCCTCGCTTTGTTGGTGCCCTTATCATACAATTATGTCCATGTGAAGACGGATGAAAACGATCCGGTCAGCGCCATGCGAACTCAATCCAATAAGATGGAGTGGATTGCATTTTTGACTGGGATGCCCGGATATTTTGCATTCCTGCCTGCGGTAACCATAGTTGAAATGTGGTTGGAATGGCCTTTGGTTGCCGCATTTACTGCCGCATTTTTGGTGGTGTTGGCTCTCAAGACCTTGTTACGATTGTATCTTACCACATCAAAGTTAAGTTGA